From a single Planctomycetota bacterium genomic region:
- a CDS encoding CBASS cGAMP-activated phospholipase — protein sequence MLRILSLSGGGLRGAFAIGVLAELEKRLDRPLTDYFDLIAGTSTGSITAAALAFGKTANDMQGFYEKHSKAIFKPRESYRPRHIIRAIYPALRRYIKRRSGSNLDHFFQSRYCPFALRASMVDGFGEATMRDVARCRLIIPVVNLTDGETYVMHTPHLGRSRPEYDWKVADIIVASAAAPTYFPHKKMPDGKSYADGGLWAIDPGVVALAEAARIIDHESQCCGRSDKLGDVHMLSIGTGTSTYSLAPPGGDAGMLFWARHIAEVMSISQVQGAQLPLKIVLGDRYRHIEFPIEDPSWRLDNIDMMEKLFDRGRTTGKKLFDELQPEYFQEARPPYKSLA from the coding sequence ATGCTTAGAATACTCAGCCTATCCGGAGGGGGGCTTCGCGGGGCTTTCGCGATCGGCGTTTTGGCCGAGCTTGAGAAGCGATTGGATCGGCCGCTCACGGATTATTTCGACCTGATCGCCGGAACATCGACCGGGTCCATCACGGCGGCGGCACTCGCGTTTGGCAAAACGGCCAACGACATGCAGGGGTTCTACGAGAAGCACAGCAAAGCGATCTTCAAGCCGCGCGAATCATACCGTCCGCGGCACATCATCAGGGCCATCTATCCGGCACTGCGGCGATACATCAAACGCAGATCCGGAAGCAATCTGGATCACTTCTTCCAATCACGCTATTGCCCGTTCGCTCTGCGCGCGTCGATGGTCGATGGGTTCGGCGAAGCGACGATGCGCGACGTTGCTCGGTGCCGCCTGATTATCCCCGTGGTCAACTTGACGGATGGCGAAACTTACGTCATGCACACACCGCACCTGGGTCGGTCACGGCCCGAGTACGATTGGAAAGTCGCTGACATCATCGTCGCGTCGGCTGCCGCGCCGACGTACTTCCCTCATAAGAAAATGCCGGACGGGAAGTCATATGCGGACGGTGGCCTGTGGGCGATCGATCCCGGCGTGGTCGCACTTGCGGAAGCTGCCCGGATCATTGACCACGAAAGCCAGTGTTGCGGCCGATCCGACAAGCTCGGCGACGTCCACATGCTCTCGATCGGCACCGGGACATCGACGTACTCACTCGCGCCGCCCGGAGGCGATGCGGGCATGCTGTTCTGGGCCCGGCACATTGCCGAGGTCATGAGCATCTCACAAGTACAAGGCGCACAACTCCCGCTCAAGATCGTGCTTGGTGATCGCTATCGGCACATCGAGTTTCCCATCGAAGACCCATCGTGGCGGCTCGACAATATCGACATGATGGAAAAGCTCTTCGACCGCGGACGTACGACAGGCAAGAAGCTCTTCGATGAGCTGCAGCCTGAGTACTTTCAGGAAGCAAGGCCGCCGTACAAGTCTCTGGCGTAA
- a CDS encoding TatD family hydrolase, whose translation MKLIDPHIHCVSRTTDDYQYMARAGVVAVSEPAFWAGYDRSTASSFADYFRHLTDVEPLRAAQFGIDHYCWMCINAKEAENVGLSREVISLIPPLLDHPRVLGVGEIGLNKNTRNEITIFEEQVNLAAEHDQMILIHTPHLQDKHKGTRIICDIIKNDPRIRPERVLIDHCEEHTIEIARENGFWAGLTIYPVTKVTPQRGCDILERYGPDMICVNSASDWGPSRPSELTDTYLEYKRRGHDEAACLDVFYNNPCRFFGQSGKWPHEPESFDD comes from the coding sequence GTGAAGCTCATCGACCCCCACATCCACTGCGTCAGCCGCACCACCGACGACTACCAGTACATGGCCCGTGCCGGCGTCGTGGCAGTCTCGGAGCCGGCGTTCTGGGCGGGGTACGACCGTTCCACGGCCTCGTCGTTCGCCGACTACTTCCGCCACCTCACCGACGTCGAGCCGCTGCGGGCGGCGCAGTTCGGGATCGATCACTATTGCTGGATGTGCATCAACGCCAAGGAGGCCGAGAACGTTGGGCTCTCCCGCGAAGTCATCAGCCTCATCCCCCCGCTGCTGGATCACCCCCGCGTCCTCGGCGTCGGCGAGATAGGTCTCAACAAGAACACCCGCAACGAGATCACGATCTTCGAGGAGCAGGTCAACCTCGCCGCCGAGCACGACCAGATGATCCTGATCCACACGCCCCACCTTCAAGACAAGCACAAGGGCACACGGATCATCTGCGACATCATCAAGAACGACCCGCGCATCCGCCCCGAGCGCGTGCTGATCGACCACTGCGAGGAGCACACGATCGAGATCGCCCGCGAGAACGGTTTCTGGGCCGGGCTGACGATCTACCCGGTCACGAAGGTCACACCACAGCGCGGCTGCGACATCCTCGAACGCTACGGCCCGGACATGATCTGCGTGAACAGCGCCAGCGACTGGGGCCCGTCACGACCTTCAGAGCTGACCGACACCTACCTCGAATACAAACGCCGCGGTCACGACGAAGCCGCCTGCCTCGACGTGTTCTACAACAACCCTTGCCGCTTCTTCGGACAAAGCGGGAAGTGGCCACACGAACCCGAATCGTTCGACGATTGA
- a CDS encoding VOC family protein has product MSTKPAVIGVSEIVLNVNDLGVMRDFYRNVVGFELHSEVSLETEVADPDSDPTITFLTIAEADTPLGRGGHPQLLALIDYRRHVWAKGHTSDVNPQGSPLNHMAFEISPEDYDAHRQRLTGLGIQLTFSEFPAVNARAMFFVDPEGNRIEFIAHKPRSD; this is encoded by the coding sequence ATGAGCACGAAGCCCGCGGTCATCGGTGTCTCGGAGATCGTCCTCAACGTCAACGACCTAGGCGTCATGCGCGACTTCTATCGGAACGTCGTCGGTTTCGAGCTGCACAGCGAGGTGTCGCTCGAAACGGAGGTCGCCGATCCGGACAGCGATCCGACGATCACGTTTCTCACGATCGCCGAGGCCGACACTCCGCTCGGCCGGGGCGGTCACCCGCAGTTGTTGGCGCTGATCGACTACCGGCGTCACGTCTGGGCGAAGGGTCACACCTCCGACGTCAATCCGCAAGGGTCGCCGCTGAATCACATGGCCTTCGAGATTTCGCCGGAGGATTACGATGCCCACCGCCAACGTCTTACCGGCCTCGGCATCCAGCTCACCTTCTCCGAGTTTCCGGCGGTGAACGCTCGTGCTATGTTCTTCGTGGACCCGGAAGGGAACAGGATCGAGTTCATCGCGCACAAGCCTCGAAGCGACTGA
- a CDS encoding right-handed parallel beta-helix repeat-containing protein, which yields MTPRPFSLLLFVALLSATACGSTARAGENLHDLPIDIAERGLTGNTFVVSLDGDDDAVGDEANPLRTLQAAADRVEPGDTVLVRGGVYEDIDNEIPLRIKRGGTAENWVKFANFPGETPIIDTDALRGIRIEGADYVVVEGFTVRGRSDEIDPEAATAHAEAFKGDDHTQTHFFTVGIRVSSSEEDKNDFPHHIIIRGNTVHDVPGGGIATGRVDYVLIENNLVYRNAYYTPWGGSGISVWQSSNHDDRQDVYRTVIRNNISHSNNNRVKFWMLGTMSDGNGIIIDALQNTQGSILDDDQTAPYNGRILIMNNLCYNNGGRGINLYESDNIDVLHNTLYRNAQRENIEHEIEFGRTNNVSVAHNIIFAEDGINAFGGYQSSALHFDTNLIHNAKSNDGWPLGDNVIEADPMLDDDYRIAKDSPARGATTSTFDFDTRRLTPGDDSHDLGASLK from the coding sequence ATGACTCCACGACCGTTCTCGTTGCTGCTGTTTGTTGCACTTCTGTCGGCCACTGCCTGCGGTTCGACCGCCAGAGCTGGCGAAAACCTCCACGACCTCCCGATCGACATCGCCGAGCGCGGGCTCACCGGCAACACGTTCGTCGTCAGCCTCGACGGGGATGACGATGCGGTCGGCGATGAGGCGAACCCGCTGCGAACGCTCCAAGCCGCGGCCGATCGGGTGGAGCCGGGCGACACGGTGCTCGTTCGTGGCGGCGTTTACGAAGACATCGACAACGAAATCCCCCTCCGCATCAAACGCGGCGGGACGGCCGAGAACTGGGTGAAGTTCGCCAACTTCCCCGGCGAAACGCCGATCATCGACACCGATGCCCTACGCGGCATCCGCATCGAGGGCGCCGACTATGTCGTGGTCGAGGGCTTCACGGTCCGCGGCCGGTCCGACGAGATCGACCCCGAAGCCGCCACCGCACACGCCGAGGCATTCAAGGGCGACGACCATACGCAGACTCATTTCTTCACCGTCGGCATCCGCGTCAGTTCCAGCGAGGAAGACAAGAACGACTTCCCCCATCACATCATCATCCGCGGCAACACCGTCCATGACGTGCCCGGCGGCGGTATCGCCACTGGACGCGTCGACTACGTCCTCATCGAGAACAACCTCGTCTACCGCAACGCTTACTACACGCCGTGGGGCGGCAGCGGCATCTCCGTCTGGCAGTCGTCCAATCACGATGATCGCCAAGACGTCTACCGCACCGTGATTCGCAACAACATCTCCCACTCCAACAACAACCGCGTGAAGTTCTGGATGCTCGGCACCATGTCGGACGGCAACGGCATCATCATCGACGCGCTGCAAAACACGCAGGGCTCGATCCTCGATGACGACCAGACCGCTCCCTACAACGGCCGCATCCTGATCATGAACAACCTCTGCTACAACAACGGCGGCCGGGGGATCAATCTGTACGAGTCGGACAACATCGATGTTCTCCACAACACGCTCTACCGCAACGCCCAACGCGAGAACATCGAGCACGAGATCGAGTTCGGCCGGACGAACAACGTGTCGGTCGCTCACAACATCATTTTCGCCGAAGACGGCATCAACGCGTTCGGCGGATACCAGTCCAGCGCGTTGCACTTCGACACCAACCTGATCCACAACGCCAAGTCCAACGACGGCTGGCCCCTGGGCGACAACGTCATCGAAGCCGACCCGATGCTCGACGACGATTACCGAATCGCCAAAGACTCCCCCGCCCGCGGAGCAACGACCAGCACGTTCGATTTCGACACCCGCCGGCTCACACCCGGCGACGACAGCCATGACCTCGGCGCGAGTTTGAAGTAG